The nucleotide sequence GAGGTAACGTCCAGTTCAAAGGGAGTAAAACCTCCCAAATGAGACCCAGCTGCAGAACCATTTATGTAGATGAATGATTCGCTGAAAATACCATTGCAACGTAATTTTATTCTTTTATTTTCCCAAGAAGAAGAAATGACGAATTCTTTAACATACCCGGCAAGCTGACCCTTTTCTACTTTATATCCCTGCATTACCCATTCTCCGGGAACGGAAATATTTTTCCAGTTTTTCAAGTTCTTGATTGTCCAGAAAGATTTGTCGGGAGAGGTGTTAAATAACCAATTTCCAGACAAGCTTACTTTTTCTTTTTCCATATTTACAGGAAAGGGAGAAAGCCGTGGAATGTTGAATTCCTGTCCGTTTACTGAAAAAACAATCAGCATTAACGCCAATAAAAAAACAATTCGCTTCATTGTTATCTATTTTGTATAGTTTACTATTCTATTCTTAGTGTGATGTTTCCGCTTATGGTATCACCTGTCTTGATTGGTTTTCTGTAGGGCGCATAATAGCTGTTAAGAAACATTTCATCTCCTGCAGTCACAAAATCGGCCACCAGAAACTGTATTCTGTTATTGTGTTTCCATGAACGCCAATGTTGTTTGCCGTTCGAAATAGCTGTAACCTTACTTCCTGATTCATGTAAAAGGCCTGCATACCATATATTTCTGCGTGTAGAGCGAAAATCACAGCTTCCCAGTTCATTGTAATCCATACTCCACGACCAGGTAGGCTCTACTCTTGGGTTTACCTTTGCCGGAATGCCTGAATAGAATAATTGGGCTTCACCAGCCGGTCTGCTGATATGGTCTTTAGGGTAAACACTCCACATACCGTCACGTCTCCAGAATGTTTTATTAAAACTGTCCGGAGTTTCGAATACCAGTCCCCATTGGCGGGGATTTACATCCTGCAATGCGTTAAATTGATAATTAACTTTAAATTCGCCATTGGCATTAATTACCAAAGAATAATTACCTTCAAACTCATTGTATGAACCTTCCACTTTTATAACAACGTTCATTGCATCCTGAGAAGCCAAAATGCTTTTAATTTTCCAACCAGAGCACAAATCATTGAAAATTGGAGTATTTGCATTGTGATTCGGATAACAACCTCCACCCGTTAGAGGTAAAGCCATCAACCAAGGACCTCCGTTAATCACTTCCTTGTTATTTCGTTTCATTGAAAGAATTTGTCCGGTTACCCTGCTTATTTCGCAAGTAAAATTTTTTCCGTTGATAGTGTATTTGTCTTTATTGCTTTTTAATTTTGTTTTTTCAGATGTAAGAGCTTGTAATTCGTTTTGAGACTGCTTGCCAACAGGAATAACATATTCGTCTGCAATGAAATTGCGTGGATCCTTAAATACAATACTTAACTCGTTTGCATTCTCCGGATTGGCAATACATAGATGAATCTGCCCTTGTTTTCCCGGCTCCAGATTAATAAACGATGTACCTTCTTCCTTCCCGTATTTCCAGTTTATTTGTAATTCACTAAAGTTTGTAAAGGTATAACGGTTTTCAACTTCTATTGTCAATTCTTTAGATGGCGTAAGGCTAGCTGTAAGAACTCGGATCGGACTATATATTTTTTTCATGTCCCAGTATTCGGGTTTGGGGCGGCGCCATCCGTCTATAGGTCCCCAGGCTCCATAACCAACAGCATCGCCGTTTGGTAACTGAAAAATATCATCTATGCCAGACCAGATTGAACCTCCCAGTACACCCTTTGTCTTATACATGTTATCCCATGTAGGGCTAAGAGCCAAAGCCCAATCGCTTCGGATTCCCGGGTCTGTTACAAGTTCACTTCTGTTATATACATTTAAATGACAGTATTCGCCATAAATCATAGGACGCTCGCTTTGTTCAGCTACTTTATAGCCGTTTGGTCCCGGATAGTGAATGTTGGCAATTGGAGAAGTGCTGCCCTGATTGTTGAATCCCCCGTATGCCTGATCGTGAAATGTGGAAGGACGGGTAGGATCTGCCTTTCTTATATATTCGAGAATTTGGGCAAACTCTTTATTCCAATATGATTCGTTAGCCATCGACCAGAAAAGAATGGATGGATGGTTTCTGTAGAAATGGATGGTTTCCATGTTTGCCTGAAGAACGTAGGGGTAATACTTAGTATCCCTGTAGTTTAAGCGAGTCCAGTTTTCATTTGCATGATGACCAATCCAGCAAACAGGAGATTCCACTTCAACAAAAAGTCCGATTTCATCACATATTTCTAAAAATTCTTCACAAGGAGGATAATGAGATGTTCTGATGAAATTACAATTTGCAGCCCTGTATAATTCGGCATCTATTCGGCTTAATTCGGATGAGATTACTCTTCCTGTAAGAGGGTGTGCTTCATGGCGGCAAACACCTCTTAATTTTACAGCATTTCCGTTAACCAACAGTTCGTTTCCTTTTATTTCAATTTCTCTAAAACCAATATTTTTACAGATTTGTTCGGTTACAACATCTCCTTTTCTCAGTTCAAGACTAAGAGGATAAAGGAAAGGGTGTTCGTTATCCCATTTTTTCGGAGAGGGAACATTTCCTTCCAACCATCCGCTCCAGGTTTCACCGGCTGCGATAGAAGGTATCAGTTTTTCAATAACCGTTGGCAGCCCAGCCAAATAGATACGAATAAAATTGTTTTTTGAAACTTCGCCCGAAGCATTTTTTACAGATACAAATACTTTTAGTGTTGCATCTTTATATTTATCATCCAGATCGGTTACGATTCTTAAATCTGAAATGTGATTTTTCGGAACAGTAAATAAAGTTACTTTCCGGGTGATTCCACCAAGCTGATGTGCGGCATATTGAGTAAGGCTCCCAAGCATATCTGCCATTGATTCACTCCGCACCTTTAAAGCTAAATGATTTTGTCCTGCAATCAATCCGTTTGTGATATCCAATTCAAAAGCAGTCATACCCCCCATGTGATTTCCAATTTCTTTTCCATTCAGAAATACAACGGCCTCACTGGATACGCCATCGAATCGAAGTTTTACTTGTTTGCCCGACCAGTCTTCCGGTAGAGTAAAGGTGGTACTGTATCCCCCAAAAGCGGCAGAATCAACTTTAAATCCCTGCATGCTCCACTGTCCGGGAACGTTAATGTTTTTCCAACTATTACTGTTAACAGGCTGTTTCCAAAAATCATTTTCCGGTTTATTGTTAAATTTCCATACACCGTTCAATGATAGCTTTTCCCTGAATATTCCGGGAACTCTATAAGGCATAACGGAATAAGTTGGGAGTACATCTTCGATATTGACCAGTGTGTCAACTATGTAGCTGTGTGTGTGTTTTAAGGCAAGTTTCCGTTCTCCTTCAAACGGGATAAGAGGTTTAGGATTGGATGAAAATATATTCAATTCGGATATTATAGCATTACTTCCTTTCAATGCTTCAAAAACAAGAACAAGCTGACCGTAGGCATACGCTTTTTTGGGCAAGTTAATAATGTATCGCTGCTCTTTTCCTTTTTGGAGTTTAAAAGGTTCCTGTACAGTATTTCCATCAGCAATGATCTGTTGTTCACGATCATTATCTGCCAGATACACTATTTCCATCCTATAATCTGCTTGTATGTCAATTTTGTCGAAGGCATAGATGATTGTTCCTCCAAAATTACAAGTGAGGGCTTTTTTAGATCCTGTAAATGAGTCAGGAAGCTTGTAGTTTTCTCCCTTAACCAAGTACGGTTGTGCTTTTTCAACGCCGCAATCGTTTGAGGCAACCAAAGTATATTCTTTTTTTTGAGAATACACTAAACATACATTTGTAATAAACAGAACAGAAAGGCATATTTTATTTATCCCAATCCATCTTTTTGTTGTGCTTTTCATCTGAAGTAAACATTATTGATAAGCTACAAAGTTATAAATATAGAACTTCTTTAAATTGGGTTAAGTCTTTGTTTATAATACCGAATAAGGAACCCATAATAATATAAAGTGTACAATCCGGCCCTATATTCCACTAAATATACAAAATAAATGACAATATGCATTCTTAGTTTGTTATATTTATATGTTAACTTAGTCAAACAATCATCTTATGAAGCAGCACAGGGTTATACGCGAACGAATATCGGTTCTGTGTCTAGTTTTCTTATCCATGCAACTGGATATTATTGCACAGGACATTCCATCTTCTCCCGCTGATTCTTTGATCACAGTGGGTTATGCCACTGGAAATAAAAAGAACATTTCGGGTTCTGTGGATAAAATCACAGAACAGGAGATGAACAAAGATCAGATAACTAATCCGCTGGAAGCCATCCGTGGTCGCGTTCCTGGACTTACCATTCAAAAAGGGAATAAGGGAACGAATGGTCCGGCTGCACTGGATGCCGTACGCCTTCGGGGTACGACTTCGCTTACTAGTGGTAACGATCCTTTGATTATAGTGGATGG is from uncultured Macellibacteroides sp. and encodes:
- a CDS encoding glycoside hydrolase family 2 TIM barrel-domain containing protein yields the protein MKSTTKRWIGINKICLSVLFITNVCLVYSQKKEYTLVASNDCGVEKAQPYLVKGENYKLPDSFTGSKKALTCNFGGTIIYAFDKIDIQADYRMEIVYLADNDREQQIIADGNTVQEPFKLQKGKEQRYIINLPKKAYAYGQLVLVFEALKGSNAIISELNIFSSNPKPLIPFEGERKLALKHTHSYIVDTLVNIEDVLPTYSVMPYRVPGIFREKLSLNGVWKFNNKPENDFWKQPVNSNSWKNINVPGQWSMQGFKVDSAAFGGYSTTFTLPEDWSGKQVKLRFDGVSSEAVVFLNGKEIGNHMGGMTAFELDITNGLIAGQNHLALKVRSESMADMLGSLTQYAAHQLGGITRKVTLFTVPKNHISDLRIVTDLDDKYKDATLKVFVSVKNASGEVSKNNFIRIYLAGLPTVIEKLIPSIAAGETWSGWLEGNVPSPKKWDNEHPFLYPLSLELRKGDVVTEQICKNIGFREIEIKGNELLVNGNAVKLRGVCRHEAHPLTGRVISSELSRIDAELYRAANCNFIRTSHYPPCEEFLEICDEIGLFVEVESPVCWIGHHANENWTRLNYRDTKYYPYVLQANMETIHFYRNHPSILFWSMANESYWNKEFAQILEYIRKADPTRPSTFHDQAYGGFNNQGSTSPIANIHYPGPNGYKVAEQSERPMIYGEYCHLNVYNRSELVTDPGIRSDWALALSPTWDNMYKTKGVLGGSIWSGIDDIFQLPNGDAVGYGAWGPIDGWRRPKPEYWDMKKIYSPIRVLTASLTPSKELTIEVENRYTFTNFSELQINWKYGKEEGTSFINLEPGKQGQIHLCIANPENANELSIVFKDPRNFIADEYVIPVGKQSQNELQALTSEKTKLKSNKDKYTINGKNFTCEISRVTGQILSMKRNNKEVINGGPWLMALPLTGGGCYPNHNANTPIFNDLCSGWKIKSILASQDAMNVVIKVEGSYNEFEGNYSLVINANGEFKVNYQFNALQDVNPRQWGLVFETPDSFNKTFWRRDGMWSVYPKDHISRPAGEAQLFYSGIPAKVNPRVEPTWSWSMDYNELGSCDFRSTRRNIWYAGLLHESGSKVTAISNGKQHWRSWKHNNRIQFLVADFVTAGDEMFLNSYYAPYRKPIKTGDTISGNITLRIE